Part of the Desulfatiglans anilini DSM 4660 genome is shown below.
GTCTCCACCTGCCCGTGGTGCAAGAACAACTTCAGCCGGGTGGTGAAGGAAGACGGACTGCCGGTGCAGGTCATGGATATCTCTGAAGTGATCTTGGCATCCATCGAGGGATGATCGATGCCTCACCCCGGGAAGGCGGGGCTTTCATCCGAAGGGGCCGCGGTTCAGAGAGGATCGGAGGGTACGGTCAGGAACCGCCGCCGCGCAGGGTGCCCGCAACCGCCGGACGCCGGGGCGAAGCCTTTGCAGGAATACTCTTGTTTAGACCAATGGACATCCAGGCTGAAGGAGGTAAATCATGCCAGCCATAACGAAGGAAATCTACCAGGCGCTAAAAGCCGTCGTCGGGCCTGAATATATCTCGGACGATCCGGTGATCTGCGAAAGCTACCGGAGTGGACCGGGCGGATACGAAAACGGTCTTGGCTATGAGCGGGTCATGACCAAGATTCCGGGCTGCATCATCATGCCGCGGACAACCGAAGAAGTGCAGCGCATCGTGCGGATATGCTACCGCCACGACATCCCGTATGTCCCTTACAGCACCGGTTTCTATGGACCGCGCTCCCACCCGCATGTCGAGGATGCGCTCCTGATCGACCTCAAGCGCATGAACGACTTCGTGCTGGACGAGAAGCATTTCTATGTCGAGGTGGGCCCGGGCATGGTCTATTCCCCCATCCAGGAGGAGTGCATGCGCCACGGGGCCTATGTGGTGATCGGCGGGGGCGGGGCGCAGGCCTCGGCCATCGCGAACCTGATCGGGGACGGTTGGTCGCCGCTCAGCCACCGGATCGGACTGCCGCACCGCCGGATCCTAGGGACTGAGGTGGTGATGCCGGACGGCGAGATCCTGCGGATGGGCTCTCTGGCCACCGGGGACGACCCCTTCTGGGGCGAGGGTCCGGGCCCGGATCTGCGCGGGCTTCTGAGGGGCTACACGGGTCTGCGGGGCTGCCTTGGGATCGTGACGCGGATGGCGATCAAGACCCTTCCGTTCCAGCCCGAGCGGCTCGAGCCGACCGGAATTTCCCCCAACACCGCCCTGGCCCTTCCCGAGAAGCGCGTCAAGTGGATCAACTTCACCGTTCCCTCCAAGGATGCCCAGGTGACGGCCATGCGGAACATCGGGCATGCCGAGATCGCGGGTGCGGTCACGAAGGTGCCGCTTTTCTGGCGGGCCATCGCCAAGGCCGAGTGCAAGGAGGAGTTCTGGGACATCTGGGGCAAGGAGAACGAGGAGAGCATCGCGAACTTCTTTATCGTGCGCGTGCTCCTGATCGGCTTCACCTCCGAAGAGCAGATGGAATACGACGAACGGGTGCTGATGGACATCATGACGGAGGTCGGCGGGGTGGCCCGGCGGACCAAGCCCTCTGACGAGTCGTGGATCAAGAACGCCGACTCGGCCGGCATGTGGCTCATGTGCGGGGGGTATGTCTCGGTCGACTATGTCATCGAGTCCCTCACCCAGGCGCCCGACCACGGCCCGAGCTACGCGGAGCTGAAGAAGAAGTACACCCC
Proteins encoded:
- a CDS encoding FAD-binding oxidoreductase, which translates into the protein MPAITKEIYQALKAVVGPEYISDDPVICESYRSGPGGYENGLGYERVMTKIPGCIIMPRTTEEVQRIVRICYRHDIPYVPYSTGFYGPRSHPHVEDALLIDLKRMNDFVLDEKHFYVEVGPGMVYSPIQEECMRHGAYVVIGGGGAQASAIANLIGDGWSPLSHRIGLPHRRILGTEVVMPDGEILRMGSLATGDDPFWGEGPGPDLRGLLRGYTGLRGCLGIVTRMAIKTLPFQPERLEPTGISPNTALALPEKRVKWINFTVPSKDAQVTAMRNIGHAEIAGAVTKVPLFWRAIAKAECKEEFWDIWGKENEESIANFFIVRVLLIGFTSEEQMEYDERVLMDIMTEVGGVARRTKPSDESWIKNADSAGMWLMCGGYVSVDYVIESLTQAPDHGPSYAELKKKYTPPLMPDYGDPGWFQSFELGHQGYSEFLIYWDQDDDTDPVDQFYVDTSKMNIKNRTYTSLLGPHQPLYLTGPKYGPNYHEFLLKVKNEFDPKWRSHPPVPLAHDLFVDRAPWMHAMRDWDSPGDILGDSGGRE